One Nicotiana tabacum cultivar K326 chromosome 23, ASM71507v2, whole genome shotgun sequence genomic window, TTCACCCTTTTAACAGAACCGGGTGCCCCAACAGTTTCAAATTTCCTTTTACCAAACTTCTCAATGGACTTAACTTTGCTACTTGATTTcaccagaatatcatcatcaAACACTGATTGTTCCTCCACAATGTGCTTAGACTTGATACTACCTTTCATAAATTTTTTACTTGATGTTTCAACAGCTTCCTTTGAAGCACTCTCAATAGATTGTTTCTTTTTCTGAGATCTCTTAACCAGGGAACTTGGTTCCTCATGAGCATCCTCATCCACCTCCACTACAGGTACACTTTTGTCACACAGAATTTCCCCGTCATTCACCAGCCTCTTCTTCTTTATATTACTActccttttgcttttctttaaGGCAGACTCAAAAGCCTCCTTCTGTTGCGACCTTATAGTAGGTCGCTTAGGAGGGGGCTCAGGAGTGACCACGGGCTTTCTAATCTTAAAGTGTGCACTAAGAACCATATCATCGTGTTCATCCTCATCACTATATCTCACAACGGGAGGGATGGACTTCAATGTTTTAGCATCAAAGTGAGGAGATAGAGAAGGATCGAAGTTGACCTGGGAAGATGATTCCTGACATGTTTCCTCAAAGAGCGGATCAGGTTCATCAGCAGGGTTCCTAGTAGCTTCTTCAGGTGCATAAGATCCGAAGAGCACCATTGTTCCTTTTTCTCCTTAGAGTGGAGTCCCTTCCCCTTGAGACTCCGGCATGGAAGAAGTTACCTCATTCACCAGTCTCTCGGCAGCAATGGCCAACATGTTTTCGATGGCCTCCTTTTCCTGAGGTTCCATAGCAGCAGCAGTAACCAAAGGACTAGCACATTGATCAGTATCTTCCTCGGACACCCATTTTCCTTGTTGAATTTCACCCTTTTCGTTATCATTATTCTGTTCTTTGAGAGTATCAGGCAACAGAGAAGAAACActatctatttttggtatttctgAGTTCTTAACACTTAAGGAAGGAGTATCGATAGAGGGAATGATGAGAGAGATAGGGGTGAAAAGGAATCAGGTTTGGGTGTTTCTGGGTCAGTAATGGTGGAAGAGGGGACGTCTGGTGGTATTTCTAACATGGCGGATGAGTCAAGGGTTTTCTCTTTAGAGGTGGGTAGGTTTGCTTTCTCTTCAGCCATGGTAGATAGTTGGGTAGAAGGTTTTGGAAGAGTGGAAAGAGAGAAGGATGATCTCTTAAGGTTAGGAGGTGTAGGGGTTTTAAGGAGGGAAAGGATAATTATGAGGGAAGAGAAACGGGTTCTGAAATGGatgtaggtttgtgggaagatgcAACGTTGCAGAGGAAAGTGAAaagatttgaaagaaaagacgtGATATACAGGGTCTGAAAAGGTGGATGACATGGCAgttaattttgtttcttttgagaTATGCATGAAAAAAATACAAGACTACTAACCTGtggtacaagaaccaggttcttgaccgGTCTTTCGAAAAAGATTTTTCAACTCTCTTTACCGCTCATGCATTGTTTCTTCAGCTTCTATAGTCATCATGCGTGTCTACCTGCAACGGTATAGAGGTGAGTTAGGCTTggtcagaaaacactttagctagaTTTACCTGAATGTAACTTTCATAGCCATATGgaagggaatcaggttctcaattaGGTTTGATTAACCCCAGTGCCATCCTgtttttctcaaaatgttcccTTCTCAGAGCTTTGGAGAAGATGTCTGCAATTTGGTCTTCTGTACTACAGAACTTCATGCAAATAATCCCCTTCTCCACATTGTCTCTGAGAAAATAATgtctcacatcaatgtgcttggttctcttGTGCTGGACCgggttctttgccatgttgagtgcactgatATTGTCACATAGAAGAGGTACATAATCAGTGTACACTCCAAAATCCTCAATTTGTTATTTGATCCACAAGAGTTGGGCACAACAAGAAGCTGCAGcaacatattctgcttcagttgttgagaGAGCTACacagttttgcttccttgtgccccaTGAAATCAGACAGGATCCTAGGAAGTGAGCCATTCCGGATGTGCTTTTCCTGTCCACCGGATAACCTGCATAATCTACATCAGCGTACCCAACAAGATTAAAATTGTCACCTGAAGGGTAATACAGAACCAGGTCCTGTGTTCCCTTAAGATATCTTAGAATCCTTTTGGCAACCTTTAGGTGAGATTCCTTGGGGTTTGACTGGAACCTTGCACATAGCCCCACACTGTTTACAATATCTAGTCTACTGGCAGTGAGATAGAGGAGAGATCCAATAATGCCTCGATACATTGTTTGATTTACAAAAGCACCAGATTCATCCATGTCCAATCAAGTGGCAGTGGCAATGAGAGTGTCGATCACTTTTGATGCTTCAATATCGAACCTCTTCAATAGCTCCTTGATGTATTTTTGTTGACTGATACAGGTTCCCTTCGTGGACTGCttcacttgaagacccaagaaaaAGTTCAgctcccccatcatgctcatctcaaactcacttcccatgagttttgcaaatccCTCACAAAGTGAGTCAGCTGTTACCCCAAAGAtaatatcatcaacgtatacctgaacaatgagcaggttccttcctcgtttcttcagaaatagagtgttgtcaattttttctcttgtaaagccattttctaagagaaactttgacaacctttcataccaagctcgaggagcctaCTTCAAACCATACAGTGCCTTGTCCAATTTGAACACATACTCAGGATGTTCATGACATTCAAAACCTGGAGGTTGCttaacatagacttcttccttgagaAAACCATTCAGAAAtacacttttgacatccatttggaacaaggtgaattccatataTGATGCAAAGGCAATGAGAATTCTGATGGCTTCCATACAAGTAACTGGAGCGAAGGTCTCATCATAatcaatcccttcctcctgattgtagccttgaacaactagccttgccttgttccttgtagtgTTTCCATGCTCATCAAACTTGTTTTTGAACACCCACCTGGTCCCTATGATGGTTCTATctgagggtctaggtaccaggtgccatCCTTAGTTCCTTTCAAATTGATGTAGCTCTTCTTGCATAGTTGTGATCCAGTCTGCATCCTTCAAGGCTTCCTTAatatttttgggttctatttgggagaggaaggctgagaaggcaagtgaatttcttgCTTTTGATCTAGTTTGGACTCCATAATCAAGGGGGGTTGATTAAATTATCGAGAGGATGggagcttttgtgtttccagttTGGCACTAGAATATCATTAGTGGAGGAACTAGGTAATCCTGACTGGTTCCCTTGCATTCTTCTTTCTGCTACTTGTTGAGTACTttgaactgcatcaaccactctttcttcagcttcagtggttgtGATTTGGGTACTTGGTTCCTCTTGAGTTGGAGTGGTGGAGGTTGCATTGCCTTCATTTGTCTCCTTCacttgactcatcatatctgcctttccATTGGCCATATCAATGATTTCTCCTGGAACCAGCAGTGGTTCACTGTCTTGATCATCTTTGTTGCTCTTCTCACCAGATGAAGGGGACTCATTAAAGATTACATGAACACTTTCTTCCACACATTGAGTCATTTTATTGTAAACtttgtaagctttgctttgagaAGAATACCCCAGAAAAATTCCTTCATCgcttttggcatcaaattttccaagctgatcctttccatGGTTGAGAACATAGCACTTGCACTCGAACGTTCTTAAGTGAGTCAgcttgggcttccttccattTAGCAGCTCATAGGGAGTTTTGTTCAAGAAGGATCTGATCaggcacctgttcaccaagtagcaggcagtATTTATGGCTTCTGCCAAGAAGTTTTTGGCTATCCCACTGTCAATAAGCATTGTTCTGGCCATATCTTCAAGGGTTATGTTCTTCATTTCTataactccattttgttgtggagttcttgGAGCTAAGAAGTTGTGGGTGATGCCATTTTAACTGCAGAATTCATCAAACttggcattgtcaaattctgCTCCATGATCGGATCTGATGCAAGCCACTTTTGATTCCATCTTCACTTgaattttcttcacaaaggctACAAATACTTCGAAGGTCTCATCCTTTGTTCTGAGAAACAACGTCCAAGTGAATCTTGAGTAGTCATCCACTATAACAAAAATGTATCTCTTTCCTTCCCTGCTTGGCACTCTCATAGggccacatagatccatatgaagTAGTTCAAGTGGCTTTGATGTGCTAACATACTTCTTTGGCTTGAATGAAGATTTCACATGCTTCCCTCTAGCATAGGCATCACATACTTTGTGctctttgaactttgaatttggcAAGCCACAAACCAGGTCCTTTTGTATCAGCTTGTTCAGAAGAGAGAAGCTTGCATGTCCCAGCCTTCTGTGCCACAGCTCGgcatcatcatcaacagcttTCCCCTTGAGCAGGGacttttccacgtaaaatcttctGTGTTATTTACTTACTTGTTCATTAGCTATTTCTATGGGAACTGGTATAGGACCGGGTCTCTATACAGTTTAGTAGACTCATATATTCtattaattggtatcagagcaggttctttctaaaaggttaacacctagagaGGATCTTCaccatggctgctccaccaaacttcgaggaaggacaatcaacctacagGCCCCCGAGATTCAACGGCCAATACTATGGCTGGTGGAAAACTCGAATGCATGACTTCATAATGGCAGAAGACTCCGAGTTATGAGATGTTATTTGTGATGGTCCATACGTCCCAACAAAGAAGGTAGGAGAACCTGCTgtaggaattacaatgaaaaactaatacaaagatacaactcaactaaggacatacaaaagACTTGttgtaggaactggtccgtagtagtgttgtactttgttcttgatgcacttgtaACTTCAATGCTTGATTATGAGATCTTGAGTGCTTGAATTATTTCACAAGTGTTCAAGTGATATTTTGTTGTAATGCTTCTTGTTAATATCCTTTGGATGACATCACTTGGATGATGTAAACACTTGGTTGGTAAAAAAGCCCTtcccaatgggaagtgactgctaCATTGTTTCTGCACTGTAGCATGTACAGTGCAGACAGTCACTTTCCAGCTATAGAATTGACTTCGTACTACTGTCAGGGAAACTCAAAGGGATCAGGTCCCTGAGTTGATTCTTTTCTGTCTGAAGTCATACAACACACATTAGCTTTAGTCCGttgataaagatatatataccaAGTGTACAtcaggtcctttatctggttctttaacaataagtttgttagatcatcaaaacataaatctAAGATACTTTAAACCCATCAAACTTGATAAAAGAATCCGCGAGCATTTCAAAGGAGTCTATGGAATTCTCGGGTAACAGCGAATACCACGTCAAGTCCCCCATCGtgagggtttctccaaatttcttcagcagcaCAGATTCAATTTagtgaggagctaaatcatttccctttatcaccgttgtgtaggtggtaatatgctcctagAGGTCTGAAGTTCTGTCATACTTTGGCATTTCAGGtattttgaaccgcttcgggattaaCTCTGGTGCCGCACTTGGCTAGTACGGCAATTGAGTATACTTTTTCGAGTCCGGACCTTTCAGCACTGGTGGCGCTCCCGGGATCTGGTCCATGCGGGCGTTCACTTCCCTCATGAACCATAACAGCTCATTCTTGAAAGGATCATTCACGTTGTTGAGGCCGGATCCATTTCCCCTGCCCCATCGGAGCCAATTTTACCCTTGGGAGTATTATTATTGATCCTCTGTGTCTTTTGATTCGTGGGAACCCTAGGAGGAATCGGATCTCGTCTGCTTGTATTATTTGAAGCTCCTGATAACGCGTGCTTCAATTCTGTCATAACTTTATCATGTCGCGTGAGATGACCTAGAATGATCGCCAGTTGCTCTTGCAAGACCCTTACTGCGCCGACAACATgttcctcatcagcatcatcgggagtggTCTCCCGAACATATCGAGGATATTGTTTGTCATGCACCGGTATAGTGATATCCCCCTCATTATGGGTGTCACTGACTGAGTCCTCGAAATGAGGCTGATCCCCTCAAATTTCGGGGTTGTGCGTGTCGTTAACAGTGTTATGtgccatttcttatgattttttttctaagacaaaataatcaaaacatgtTAGTgcaaaaggcaaggatcaatttaactACACGGTTGTcttggccccacggtgggcaccaaactgtttacccgtaaaatggtacagttgaatttatacgtggtttctagacaagtgaattaatttgatcctaaaataataaaataatcgaaggattatgcaatacttagccttaggatATAGACGAAACAACAGAAATAATAGTTCCAGGAATAGGATTTTCGGGCGCAACAAAAGCGAAATCAAACGAATAAGAAGATAAGATTGTATTGaactttgtatagaatgtagtgtcactttgccagaaaattcatattatttacaatgataactgagctcactattcaTAGCAatgaaggaggtcctaggatcgtgcccttctttaatgtcaattatgaggaaCATTGATGTATATGTAAtagtgaacataaatgccaaattctcggTAACGGGTAATTGCTCTTAATGCCATaaaatattctctattaaatgctaccggacgaagagcatttatcacatctttataAGCGTTGTTCTTTTCGGTGATAAATAAAACAGTTGTCTTTGGTTTTTGGTCATCCCCCGTTttgggttccacgtgtccttTTTTTGGACGACCACgtgtcatagcatattttaccctatacagtacttaggggtgttcatggttcgatttggatcgatttttccctaaaaagaaaccaaaccaagtaagtcggttcttcaaattttgaaaccaaaccaaaccaattaagtcggttttttatcgattcgatttttgtcgatttttcgatttttttgattatttatcgggttttttcttaaatacttatgagacatacactaccaaatacATATTCCGGagactacattttcaacgtaacactatcaaaccaattgctctttgagaaatctatcatttaccaagatatattgatgataattgaatcaactagtgataaataatttaagtactcaattaaaaattaattatttttagcatgaaataaattcttgtacttagcaacagaaaactaccaatcaaactataatgtaaaggcaaagaattatattattataatagcaaaaaactagactaaaaatatagattaatatgtaccataaaattttaaaaactttatataaaaatatacatatatataggtataataataaatttaaatagttacttctatagtcggtttggttcgctTTTTTCGGTTgctttttgattaaaaccaaaaccaaaccaaatttgatcggtttttaaaattcaaaaccaaaaccaaaccaaacctaaaaagtatcggtttttttggtcggtttggttcgattttcggtttgatttggtttgatttttctggtttttatgaacacccctaagtCAGTACTATTcatgtttctttattattattttttcccttttctttctgAAAATGTGAGACCGCAACCTTCAGGAAGCATTTGGTTCCTTTTCATTGCTACTATTGCATACGTATCTTTAATTATCAACCATTTTagtaattgaatttttttttataaatattctGACAGGACCATCTTTTTTCtctatatattatttaaaaaaaaggtaaaaatctattATGGGGTTTGACCCCACGAATTCTATAAGATAACAGTTAACAACTTTTTTGAATCTTTTAATGCTCAAGTTAGATCTTTCCTACCGAATTAGCCAATAACATAACGATGTTCCAATGAGGATATTACATCTGCATAGGTAGAATATTTTTTGTTTTAGGTGGACAATAATATAAGATAGTACGAACTAATTATTTATAAAGGATTTGAACACAATCAACACATCAAAACCACATCTACAGATTGCAAAATAGTgaatgttttttaaaaaaaaaaattaaagataaaatataatgcTTGATTGGTATCTCCtaagattttggaaaaaaataaacAACTAAAGAGAACTTGAAAATTTTGATCCAAAGAGATTTAGAAAAGGATTTATAGTGGGAAAGTCTATTGTGGCACTGTAGCTTCGTTAGCGCTTAGCTCATTGGATATCAATTACGTTGGAGGGAAAACGGAGTTTGCGGCTGTTTTGGATTTGTTTGATTGCAATAATTTGAAGAATTTTAGGCTTAAGTCATGAATATAGATAACGTAAAAAATATTTGCACCTTCAGTTTAATTTAATCGATTATGATAGATTATTACTCTCTTTACATACGTGACACTTTTTGTTTTTCGAGATTAAAACTAGATGAACTTTGATCAATAACTCTCTTTAATTCTTGTTTTTAATAAAAGTTCGTcattaaagcaaaaaaaaaaaaaaaaaatttgctcaatattttaaaatggatTTTTACATCATGTTAAAATGAGAAGAATTGCAACTTATAGTATTTGAATATGtgaatttcaaatttaaaatactGAGTTGATGTAATCTAATTTAGTTTCGATGGTTAGTAAAATTGACTCTGGAAAAAGAAAAGTGTCATACAAACTGAGACTAAGggaatactatatttttcaaaattatcatGTCTGTTTGTTATGAAGATTACATATTATTGTAGGTCAGTTTATTAAAATATcgtctaaataaaatatatattatcaatacataaaacttaaactcattaaaaaaaaattcgaatTTTAAAATAGTGATGCCATGACAGAGTAATGAACAAGAATTCGGCTAAGAGTAAACTTAACTTGCAAATCCAAGAGTTTTTATCGTAGATATGATTCTTCTCCcatgaataatttattgttaaatATTTCATTATCATTAAAATAGTTTACAAGCAAATAATGCTTCAATAGTATTAGCAACAATTCACACCTTCAATGTCATTATTTTCTTTGACTATTTTTTTGCTAAGGAATGGGGGGATTTCCCAGAAATTGTTTACTACTGATAATTAAGTACATGATTATCATATTTAGTGGTCCTTCCCTTTTATGATTGGTATATTATATAATCTCTAAAATTTAATAAGTCTGGTCCCCTTCGTAGTACTTATTCtacttttatttttcagctggaaatgaattttgaCAATACTTTGTGCTATACTGGCATACCACTTCAACGACAA contains:
- the LOC142177083 gene encoding secreted RxLR effector protein 161-like, producing the protein MDESGAFVNQTMYRGIIGSLLYLTASRLDIVNSVGLCARFQSNPKESHLKVAKRILRYLKGTQDLVLYYPSGDNFNLVGYADVDYAGYPVDRKSTSGMAHFLGSCLISWGTRKQNCVALSTTEAEYVAAASCCAQLLWIK